Within Wyeomyia smithii strain HCP4-BCI-WySm-NY-G18 chromosome 2, ASM2978416v1, whole genome shotgun sequence, the genomic segment ggtaacaaatatgtgcataatggtttgacacccctctcttttCTATGAGGgtgaggtcccatacaaatgtaactcaattttcgcacagctcaagatcCAATCAaggaaatacaaccaaatttggtatgagaatgtttttagaggtaacagatatgtccataatggttcgacgcctctccctcttctggagcacatgtttctgcacaaatttctgcacatctcgcgaactaatcaacaaaATGGAATCATATTTGGAAGGTGAATGCTTTTAGtggaaacaaatatgttccataattgacctcaggtaacattttggattgtaagatggcaacatacggtttctggaaaacagccaaaaatggcctatttccacccaatataataatatccgaatctagaatgatacacaggagctcaaatcgaccacagataccattttgaattctaagatggcgacttccggtttctgaaaaacagctgaaaatgaccaaaaaaccacccaatatgagtatctccggagccaaaatgttgcaagaagctgaaaattgacttcagacaccactatgaattgtaggatggcaacttctggtttctggaaaacagctaaaaatggcCAATTTCCGCCTagcatgagtatctccggaactaggatgatacacagcagctgataTCGACCACAggccccattttggattcttggttggcgacttccggttcctgggaaacagccgagaaTGATCTATTAACACCCAAAATGTAtgtttcttcaatcagaatgacgctcagaggccagaaatcatcttaaataccattttgaaatgcaagacagcgacttccggtttgtgaaaaacagcgtaaaataaccaaacaggcaccattttgaattgcttaatgGCATCTGCTaggaaacagtcaaaaatgaccgaataaaacTCAATATAgatatcgagatgatgcatagaaacaaaacattgactctggacaccatttttaatttaaagacgaccgctttttgtttctggaaaacaaccaaaataactaaatacctcccaatatgggtattcccggtgtcagattgatgtcagaatatattcagaattaaggccacgtacagaagccaaaagtcgaggatgttgtcatttgataaaaccaatcatttcaaacgatttgttaactgactttgatcatatcctgtggccgattcttcgtgcatttgcagattttacacacatcgcaaggaatcaacgaatttggaacgttcaaatagtacgataccacaactaaattatattgaggtcacaaatatcgatcaaaggtatcgttttaaatagtctttgaatttcttttcttccataacttttgagccacatatcaaattgatatgaaatttgttatttgtaagtttgagagatgactcgttcgtatgacactagttatgttcaattaagttctttgagataatagactttcgttgtttaattaacaatttaataacgatTACTTCAGTTCGattatagggcagccaaactttgaaaccacgtgttcaatcataattcatcagttaacgcttaagTAGTccactcatctgataataatgttgatcaattcggttatgtagtttctgagataatgaagtttcgtgattttcacatttcggtacattacagacgaagttacagttcgattacagtaaaattcaatagggtgttatgaggcagctagacttaccAATTGACACtaaatttgtggaaatcgggtcagccatctctgagaaatgtgagtgagtccaagtagtcgtcgaaatatgttacttttcatagctggatttcacattttcaaacataacagtcaaagtaatgGTCCTATTGCAAAACgaattaatagggtcttatggggcaacaagacctttcatttgcaattaatttcatgaaaatcggtccagccatctctgagaaaagtgagtgagaatcaaaatctgcacatacacacacatacacacacatacacacacacacatacatacagaaaatgctcagctcgtcgagttgagtcgagtgatatatgccatttggccctttagagcacttttatatcttcggttttgcaagtgattgctatacctttctaggagaaaggcaaaaaggctcaaattatgacaaaaagttttagtttgaaactcaaccgctagtggcgctgcaaaaccTAACTTTTCAGCCTTACCTtttagagaaatggtgtcttcagcagagCTACAGATAAACttattataaaaaaactttgtcaaagacacttttcttctaacttttcttGTTCTGGATATATAACGTTTTCTATTagacttgtttttaaaattagtttttctcgaATATATAAAAAACCGTAACATTTAGAAGGTAATTATGTtcaacatatatttgtatatcattgatacacacaactttgtagaagacacaaaatagatagcttccacacaaaccaagctattgccaaaaaatgttaaaaaagtatcattttttgtacacaccaagaacacaaaatagcaaaagctagcagacgaaaccttcatagaatgaaatatcatcataatcactctacgaaatcaCTTTGATCGTTTGTCCCTTTTGTTATCTTCGtttgcacttttatatcttcggttttgcaagtgattgctgtacctttctaggagaaaggcaaaaaggctcaaattatgacaaaaagttttagctcgaaactcaaccgctagtggcgctgcaaaatctaactttttagccttaccttttagagaaatggtgtcttcagcaaagttacagATAAACttattataaaaaaactttgtcaaagacacttttcttctaactcttcttGTTCCAGATATATAACGTTTTCGATTagacttgtttttaaaattagtttttctcgaatttacaaaaaactgtaacatttagaaggtaattatgttcgatatatatttgtatatcattgatacacacaactttgtagaagacacaaattagatagcttccacacaaaccaagctattgccaaaaaatgttaaaaatagtatcattttttgtacacaccaagaacacaaaatagcaaaagctagcagacgaaaccttcatagaatgaaatatcatcataatcactctacgaaatcaCTTTGATCGTTTGTCCTTTTTGTTATCTTCATTGCCcgatatgaaattcaaaaaaacaGTTCATAGTGCAATTGCAGGGCGAATACGTCATGAATTTTAACTAGTAATAGCATTGGACAATTTCACGCAAAGAATCGATCTCACTGTATCGATCTTTTTTTAGTGCTGTAAATATAGTACTCATTACCTAGTCCCTATTGGCCTATTGCCTATCTGAGAAGGCACAAGAAAGCCGGAACAAAGTCATCAAGAGGTATGGTGAACTTgctgaaatatttgaaaacgaaaaataattattaccTTCATAGATACAGATTAGACCACACCAAAAAGTTTTCTAAAACAGGTTTGAATGTTGATTTACTACACCGTTTTCTGGAATCAACAGATCCAGTTATTAGCAGTTTGCAAACAAGCCACCTACTGAGCTCTGCGGTGATGCAAACTATAGGCTAGATGTTAATTAGGAGGATAATGCTAATTCTGTTGGGgatgatttttcaactttatattttttatacatttattttagcaaaattaatacataaaaatataatttaattattaaaaCATTGCACTAGATGATACAACAATTTTAACTTGGAAAAGGTATGCAGTGATCAGTAATCTGGCCATCGTTTGATGTGTATTGTCATCGAAAACGTTGAGTAAGGctgtttttgaaacaaaacataGGCAATGAAGATACTGGAAGGGACAAATGTTAAAAGTGATTTCGTAGagtgataatgataatatttcattctatgcaggtttcgtctgctagtttttgctattttgtgctcttggtgtgtacaaaaaatgatgctattttaatattgtttggcaataactcgatttgtgtggcagctatctATTTCGTGTCGTTTATAAAGTTGTGTGTTtcaatgatatacaaatatatgttgaACATTGTTACCTTCTAAATGTTACAGTTTCTTGTATATtcgagaaaaactaattttaaaaacaagtctAATAAGAAACGTTGTATTTCCAAAACAATAagggttagaagaaaagtgtcttcgacaaagttttttttatctttatctATAACATTGCTGAAAACACCATTTCTCCAAAACGTAAggctaaaaagttagattttgcagcgccactagcgattgagtttcgaactaaatttttttgtcatgatttgagcctttttatatactagatatcttcggaagatagtatgtcaataaaaccattatttggagagcaaatgaatgtagttcacgtttttgagctctcgtacccAGGCATCCCAATTGTACATTCATTTTTTCTACCGTCATCCGTGGCGAGTTCAGttgttgctgtttgttcgtgatacctatcgtattggcaacagagcatacaaaaggaaacgaaaaatatcCTCAGTGTGTCGATTtggcattatttggaggatgtcTTCGGAAATGCGAAAGTAGAAAAGAGTTgaagctgttttttatacagacgttcgtgttcgcactacacaaacagcgcgtttCGGTGACAGCCCAAATCCAGCGAAGacattttttccctttttttcaatttcctgTGACGGGTGTTTTAAAATGCTGTAGGGAATATTAGAATAAGTATAATTTTGCTGGTGAATttttggattgaaaaaaaaagcgtcGACTGTGTGGTTGTTAATCACGGCATTATTTTTCACTGCTTGGAACATGAAAGTgcatcgaaaatttattttatatggTAAATGAAGAATtgccatgctgaacgccaacgtaaGCGATCGGGCCAGAGCCTTGCCGTAAGTTAAtaaacagctctacttacgactgttcattaacctacggctcTCGCCCGATTGCTTCTGTTAGCGTTCAGCATGGCAAAGGTCTTTATGTTTTAAACCGCCGGCTGTTTCACGAATTACGGAAGAGTATACGGATAGGACGTGGTTCGGGATTTGTTTTGACGCGCGTTGTTGACATTATTCCTCATcgaactgtttcgacgcagCTCGCGTCGCAGCGCCCCTGTGTAACCACGTCCTATCCGTCTACTCTTGTTTTTCATCGGTCCGGTACTCTTGTTTTTCATCGGTCCAGTCAGCGCGGCTGTTTTTAACTTTGTTTTTTGCATGAGTGTGAATTGAATCATTTGGCTATTTTTAATATTCCAAAGCGCAGCGGGCTTTGcaaatgttattttttgatgCGATGAAACAACAATTGCAATTGCGCTTGCCCCTTTAGGGTGGTGGAGGGTCAAGAAATCTGGACACTGCGCGTTTTATAGATAGGAAAACCGGTGCGGACGATAGGCGGTGGGTTTATACCGTGACTGCGGGCAATTCTGCGCAGCACATATTTCCGCGCACTCAtgttaaaaactatttttcaacggTAAATTTCACTAGAATACAACTAATCTGTGTGCTTTACCATGTGCATAGCAAAACCTGCTATGACAGTACAGAAATTAGGTATGTTTTAGTAAAATATACTCTTGAAAAACAGTTTCTTAAGATGAGTGCGCGAAAAAATGTGTTGcgcggaattacccgcagtcacggtaatTAAGCTCCGAGATTTTTCTCCAATTATTGCAAGGCCAacaaaaacagcatttttaagtttaaaaataaaaaaaaatcattaaatatgtcaatataaaatcagtttcaaatCGAACTCATCTAGCGATAATTTACTTAAACTAGACCTTGTACATAACAAATGTTTAtacagctatttttttttttaactgttaCATAGCGTCATGTGGTGCGCTGTGTCAAAGTTTAGTACCAAGTGCCCTGAGTAGCTCCATGCCTATCTGGTGCGCTATACAGTGCCTTGCTTCCGATACAAAATCGCCACCCTTTTTGCAGCAACtaaacatttttattatttcttcagattataattttcgatttttacgcggattgttTTTATGCCTTTTTTTCAAACAGGACATTTCTACATACAAGatcatttgtacgcggtatcaaataagtttagtataagtatatctAACCTAATATTTTAAATgcagtacaaccaaccgcgtaaaacgCAACCCCCGTGTACACGGATTTTTCAACTAACGCGGATTCCGCGATATTGCGCGTATTTTTTTACACTGCTAAAACGAAGTTTCAAAGTGGATTTTTGACTTTATTTCTATTGAAGATTgagatttattaaaaatttacaattccaacatttttcaaaatatgtatTTTCCAATGATTTTATACAAATGaaataatcataaaaaaaatttaactctttttttaactacaatttagtgtttattaagaatttttttcccaatcaacattaaatttcaatagtggtgcgaaagtaaaaaaaattgacttgactatgatttaaaatatttcaatgCAAAATGTCTATTGGGTACAAAACCATATCAATCAACcagttttcttcaaatttttgttttgattctctCGAATCACGTTTACAACGCTGTATGTACAGCTGTTAAGTGGCTAAGTAAACCTTCTAAATCGGGATATGATGGGCGAAAATCTGATCAATGGTAACTGTTTCGAGGAGACTATCAAGGTTCGAAGGGTAAtcacagataaaaaaaaactttatcaacatattacaaaacaaatagtttatttaaaaagaaatcgTGAGATAATTAacgaaaacataaaataacaacagaaagaaaaataaaaaacccaaaaacaaaaacatttaaaaCGGTTGTGAAAACAACCTATTTGTGTCAAGCCATTAAGCTCTGTACTCCTTCCAGTCGTACATTTTTGGCATAACTGAATCCAGCAGCTCCTCGTTCAGTTTAATAACCAGAATGTTTGACAAATTTTCTACTGACAGTTTGGTTCGTGCTTCCGATAAAACGAGCGCTAGACCGCTAAATCCCCTTTCCACGGACACCTGAATTGCAGGCACTGAAAGAACACATAGAGCCGCTTCCGCAATTCCTTCTGGGTTTGATACTTTCCGATCTGTCCAGTGTTTCCAAATGTCGTATTTATGGTGTTGATGTGGTTCTAAATCCAGTGACACGATTTGCTTAGCAAGACTGTTTTCTGAAGTGGATTGTGAACTAGAAGGTAGAGCTCCTCCAAATATTTTGGTCATGTAGTCATCCAAACTTGAAGTGGATGGTGATACGATCGCACTGGCTTCCTGTGATGAATGTGGCTTCAGTGATTTGAGTCTTTCATGAATATCTGTAAGAAATTTCTACAAAAAGAAATACTTGCTGAATTTACATAATAAAAAGTTTGTAAAAAATACCCTAGCTTCTTGTTTCTCTTCCGGTGAGAGGACAGACGACGATAAATAATTCAGTCTTGGGTCGattagaacagctgctttaaAAGGTAAATTTTGCTGAAGTTGCTGAAGTCGAACGTTCAATGATGCTGCCAATGACTCAGCTAGTTCATTTGTAGGCTGCTGATCTACCTCCATCATACATTGAAGCCATCGAACGTAAAACTCAGATAATGGCATGTGTTTTGCCTGCATTTCTTTGGTACAAACATAAATCGGATGCAGTGCGTTTCTGTAGTCACGTATATAGTCCCAGTACTTCGACAAATCTGTGAGGAATTAACAATTACCGTATAAGAACGAAGcattcttaaactgtttaactcaCCTAACTCCTTAAACTTTTTGCCTAAATCTCTATAGAAATTCTCGTTACTGTAAAAATTCAGAATCATCTCGTAAATGCATCCCCAGCGTGTTTTTGCATATAACGGTGGAAGAGGAACCTTGCCCAGGTCAAACGACGGTTTGTAGGATGCTTTCCTACAGCTTTTAGCCACAGCAGTGATACTTCGAATACGAATGTCTGAGTACTTGATTACGTCAGTAACGGCTAACTGTAAAGTATGTACTGAACACCGCACTAAGCTTATATTTGGGGCTAAATTCCCGATGTCATTGAACATCTCTTCATCATCCTCATCGTCATCGCCGTCATCATCCTCCAGtatgtaattttcatttttaagagTTTCTACATACTCATCAAGTTGCCTAACAGCTGCGACTATGTTTGCTCCGTTGTCGCAAGTCACAGTGAGTACTTGTTCGAAAGTGATATTGTACTCTAGGAGAATATAATTTATTTTCTCTCTTATGTAGCTTGCAGTTTGTCGCTCTGTCAGTTCCAGCATCGCTATTAAAGAAATGTGAAAGAACAACAGGTAGTAGGTATAATTCAACTGCATAATTCAACTGTCCAACTGTTAGTTCTATTGTAGTGGAAAAGTTTTCCTTATCATTATGTAAGCCAAAAATTAACAATTGTGATTTTACGTAACAAACTGTACGGTCCAAGCTCTTAATGAGAATTATATTTATGATGTTATTTCTTACGTGCGAAAAATCGCGTCACATCGCTCTTCGCTCCCTGTGTGGCCGCAGCCTACGTTTGTGATGCGTGGCTGCCATGTCCGGATAAACATACCTTACCTGTTCACTCTGCTAGGATGCAAGGCACGGCATGCAAGATCCTACTTTCAAACGAAAccctctttctctatctctctctctctctctatcaccCTCTCTCTGTCTATCATCTTCTCTCTCTTTATCATCATCTTTCTCTCTCTTCGTAACCCCCTATACATCTCTCGCTCTATCCTCCTCTCTCTCTATCCCCTTCTCTTTTATTCCTCTCTCTCTACTCCTGTCTCtcttatttctctctctctctaaccCTCTCTATCTGTTCCTCTCTATATCACCCTCTCTTGTCTTTCACTCCCCTCTCTCCTATGCAATACAAATGTACAGTCGTAAGCCCATACACAACCTGGGACGACACTATCTGCAACCGATTAAATTTGTTACATTTACAATTTAATTAATAAAGTCATCGATCTAAGAACCCCTAAATATGTACTTCTTCGGAATCATAGAATAGAAATAAACAGAGATTGAATATTAATATGTTTCACGTCAAAAAACACCTTTGCAAGAATTATgaataaaatcaatgaaaatttgaataaatatcAGTTGTTGAATTATTTTTGGTGTGGTAGTGAAAAACGTGCCAAAAAAGAGATATCTTACGAAAAATGTgttatttgaaattgaaaataacttgCATCCGAGAGTATAATTTCTCACAAACATTTCCAAACTGTCTATTCGTACTTTCAAAGAACTTACCGAGAGTGCGGATTACTACTTGTTCACCGTTCCAAAACTGTATATTAATGCCCAGTACATGACGGCCATGTCGCGAGGCTGAATCAATTTTAATGGAAACAATTTTTCCGCTCACTTCCACGGGGATGTGtgccttaattttttttgcacaggTGGCTAGATGACTGATTGCCGTTTCAACGTTAATCGTCATACCAAGCGAACCGCACATCGGATCCAGCAGCATTTTCATTCCATTCGATTCTACTTTACGAAGAGGCATGTGCTCAACTCCCGTTAATCTAATTATGGCCTCGATAACATGCTGTTGGTCCATTGCAACGCAAGTTTTCGCATTGCGTCGTTTTTTTGGTGGTACTTATACGTCGTCTTTAAATAAGCCTTTCATCCGAGCAAGCTCTCTATGTTCAGACCAAAGATGCCGGATAAAGTTACCGCTATCCAGCCTTCCTGATTTTTGCTTGTACCGGCACTGAGCATCTTCATTGATGCGGCAACATAAAAAACCGTTTCCATCCATTTCCATGCACTCCACCGCAATACTTCTAAACGTTTTTTTCTTAGCCACTGGCCATTCTACATGACCCACTGATGGTGCACTGTCAATTTCATAAACCGAACCGGGTTTTTTTCAATGTCACTGccagtttctgtaaaatcttccattttcgATAAATTAAACACAACTGCTTGCGTGTACCTACAACTCATTAATGAATCAGCCTTAGCGCATTTTATTCTTAAAAAGCAGACTGCTCGGCACCGTACCGAcacactgtggtccagaaatgaaaaaaggtggtcaaaagtcattttctcataaacgttacattttagagcaatactgtcttcgtgaaggttttagagtaaaaaaaaatccttctttAGACATCaacagatccgtgattaatcctcctacaagtgagataaataaaatattttctctaaaaatcaatatttttcatcgtcgtctttggcaaagttttccaaaataacataacaaaaaactttgctgaaggcactaggtagctatttctcaatcttactgagctaactgattatgttcaatgatgtttaaaaaaaaaaaggttttgccgttaaaattcatattttataccactatacctctgatattcttactgaacttttaaaacaacatcatacctttattttttatatgttacagcagactttatttgatgataattaggtttctttcaatttttcctgccaaaaaatttacttttgacaagtaattttcgattttctgccgtttcccaacacatcccacggcaagattactaccaattgaattgtccatgtgctctgcacatacggcagttaaaatttgttgcagaaatttgcagaaacttataaaatcatggaacaaaacaactttcACGTAAGTTCATTTAAGTCATGTTGATCAAAAGCGGATCTTTGTTGCGAAAAAGATAGCAAGCATTGCATTTTTACCttttgatgcatcttttgaagtattatCAATGCATGTAAACAATAACCAATTATTATTGTTGCCTACTAAAGATGAATTATATGAGCGGTACACCTATTCGGCAAtatttgagctgaaatttgaattttcaaaaaccacg encodes:
- the LOC129720028 gene encoding uncharacterized protein LOC129720028 gives rise to the protein MLELTERQTASYIREKINYILLEYNITFEQVLTVTCDNGANIVAAVRQLDEYVETLKNENYILEDDDGDDDEDDEEMFNDIGNLAPNISLVRCSVHTLQLAVTDVIKYSDIRIRSITAVAKSCRKASYKPSFDLGKVPLPPLYAKTRWGCIYEMILNFYSNENFYRDLGKKFKELDLSKYWDYIRDYRNALHPIYVCTKEMQAKHMPLSEFYVRWLQCMMEVDQQPTNELAESLAASLNVRLQQLQQNLPFKAAVLIDPRLNYLSSSVLSPEEKQEARKFLTDIHERLKSLKPHSSQEASAIVSPSTSSLDDYMTKIFGGALPSSSQSTSENSLAKQIVSLDLEPHQHHKYDIWKHWTDRKVSNPEGIAEAALCVLSVPAIQVSVERGFSGLALVLSEARTKLSVENLSNILVIKLNEELLDSVMPKMYDWKEYRA